A single genomic interval of Celeribacter indicus harbors:
- a CDS encoding sigma-54-dependent Fis family transcriptional regulator — protein sequence MEHMVRKADWEDFMAVGRVSPNIRHEILESWKRSGRRPVSQMTCAPILGDEDLARQRAMARRLRRGAQAALNRAGRLLNKSGDIFLLCDGSGVVLDAVGDSCTLERAGENHLHLGGQWSEEAIGTNAIGTAIHLGVPVMIREAEHYCEAIQRWNCAATPVREPGTGRLLGVVDISWPGDMAQTNAAALSSALALQVETELTRMVSREREALMEHLHLRRLRRGNEPMLIMDRSGADVFSTQDFARFCEDDAALSWLRGQIPDLIDQSPERIAEALSDCVHGTDLEVIEKEGEAIGVMIALRRRKAQATDVGAELARIGQVGEVTARLCAQAQKLAGTMIPILIEGETGTGKTYLAEAIHRASGQAEGPFELIDCAELTEAGLREHIAADRFGTGGGVLCLNSPGAALPVVQKLLLTVLERAEARGTRIISMSMRTLYDEMQKDAFRSDLYYRIAGVRLQIPPLRERPEEIAPLLRQLVQRHGARQDGREIRFTSGAMAALESYTWPGNLREMDNLIAALDALSPTGLIDDRTLPPEFRQRSRGDRADTLREVERAEILGAVAAEDGNLSRAARRLGIARSTLYLKLDSYGIARPQKA from the coding sequence ATGGAGCACATGGTCCGCAAGGCGGATTGGGAGGATTTCATGGCCGTCGGCCGGGTGTCTCCCAACATCCGCCACGAAATACTCGAGAGCTGGAAGCGCTCCGGCCGGCGCCCGGTGTCCCAGATGACATGCGCCCCGATCCTCGGGGACGAGGATCTGGCGCGGCAACGGGCGATGGCGCGCCGTTTGCGCCGCGGCGCGCAGGCGGCGCTGAACCGGGCCGGGCGGCTTCTGAACAAGAGCGGTGACATCTTCCTGCTGTGCGACGGCAGCGGCGTGGTGCTCGACGCGGTCGGGGACAGCTGCACGCTGGAGCGGGCAGGGGAGAACCACCTCCATCTCGGCGGCCAATGGTCCGAGGAGGCGATCGGCACCAATGCGATCGGTACGGCGATCCATCTGGGCGTCCCGGTCATGATCCGGGAGGCGGAACATTACTGCGAGGCGATCCAGCGGTGGAACTGCGCCGCGACGCCGGTCCGGGAACCGGGCACGGGGCGGCTCCTCGGGGTGGTCGATATTTCATGGCCCGGCGACATGGCGCAGACGAATGCCGCCGCGCTGTCCTCGGCCCTGGCGCTCCAGGTCGAGACCGAATTGACCCGGATGGTGTCGCGCGAACGCGAGGCGCTGATGGAACACCTGCACCTGCGCCGTTTGCGCCGGGGCAACGAGCCGATGCTGATCATGGACCGCAGCGGGGCCGATGTCTTCTCCACCCAGGATTTCGCGCGCTTCTGCGAGGATGACGCGGCACTCAGCTGGCTGCGCGGCCAGATCCCGGACCTCATCGACCAGAGCCCCGAGCGGATCGCGGAGGCGCTGTCGGACTGCGTCCACGGAACCGATCTCGAGGTGATCGAGAAGGAGGGCGAGGCGATCGGCGTCATGATCGCGCTGCGGCGGCGAAAGGCGCAGGCCACCGACGTGGGGGCCGAACTGGCGCGGATCGGGCAGGTGGGCGAGGTGACGGCGCGTCTCTGCGCGCAGGCGCAGAAGCTCGCCGGCACGATGATCCCGATCCTGATCGAGGGCGAGACCGGAACCGGCAAGACCTATCTGGCGGAGGCCATCCACCGCGCGAGCGGCCAGGCGGAGGGTCCCTTCGAACTGATCGACTGCGCCGAGCTCACCGAGGCGGGGCTGCGCGAGCATATCGCCGCCGACCGCTTCGGGACGGGCGGCGGAGTCCTGTGCCTCAACAGCCCCGGCGCTGCCCTGCCCGTGGTCCAGAAGCTCCTGCTGACGGTCCTCGAACGAGCCGAGGCGCGGGGCACGCGGATCATCTCCATGTCGATGCGGACGCTCTATGACGAGATGCAGAAGGATGCCTTTCGCAGCGATCTCTATTACCGGATCGCCGGGGTGCGGTTGCAGATCCCGCCCCTGCGCGAGCGCCCCGAGGAAATCGCGCCGCTCCTGCGGCAGCTCGTGCAGCGCCACGGGGCACGTCAGGACGGGCGGGAGATTCGCTTCACCTCGGGGGCCATGGCGGCGCTGGAAAGCTACACCTGGCCGGGCAACCTGCGGGAAATGGACAACCTGATCGCCGCGCTCGACGCCCTGTCCCCGACGGGCCTCATCGACGATCGGACGCTGCCGCCGGAATTCCGCCAGCGCAGCCGCGGCGACCGGGCCGACACGCTGCGCGAGGTGGAGCGGGCGGAGATCCTCGGCGCGGTCGCG
- a CDS encoding SDR family NAD(P)-dependent oxidoreductase, with the protein MVSGAAENRTVLITGADRGVGLACREACLARGWTVIATARHPAAIPAGAEALAYDPAREGAAARLAAQIGSTPLDAVIFAEDSTAGNALRPEEIGRDLLIGVMMENTHAPLDLAARLAPNLRRAPRPAIVALSGNAGMTGSSVLPLSLPLKASKAALRQMWRNLAVEWAEWGCRCIVVTSEGGGRIAALLAALEREANAAYEEL; encoded by the coding sequence ATGGTGAGCGGGGCGGCCGAAAACCGGACAGTCCTCATCACGGGGGCGGATCGGGGCGTAGGGCTGGCCTGTCGCGAGGCCTGTCTGGCAAGAGGCTGGACGGTGATCGCGACGGCCCGCCATCCCGCGGCGATCCCGGCGGGCGCCGAGGCGCTGGCCTACGATCCCGCGCGGGAGGGCGCCGCCGCGCGGCTGGCGGCACAGATCGGGTCCACGCCGCTCGATGCGGTGATCTTCGCGGAGGACAGCACGGCAGGCAACGCCCTGCGCCCGGAGGAGATCGGCCGCGACCTGCTGATCGGCGTGATGATGGAGAACACCCACGCACCGCTCGACCTGGCCGCGCGGCTGGCGCCGAACCTGCGCCGCGCGCCGCGCCCGGCCATCGTGGCGCTGAGCGGCAATGCGGGAATGACCGGATCGAGCGTCCTGCCCCTGTCCCTTCCGCTCAAGGCCTCGAAGGCGGCCCTGCGCCAGATGTGGCGCAACCTCGCGGTCGAATGGGCGGAGTGGGGATGCCGCTGCATCGTCGTCACCTCGGAGGGAGGCGGGCGCATCGCGGCGCTCCTCGCCGCGCTCGAGCGCGAGGCGAACGCCGCCTACGAGGAGCTGTGA
- a CDS encoding SDR family oxidoreductase: MPTILISGTNRGIGRELVRQFSSAGWQVIATVRRPGPDAVPGAPGVRVEQLEASDPASIAALARRLDGVPLDVVLANAGIARNLGAGAGEVSADEMREVFETNLWGPLGLAVALRANLFAGERKVVLAMSSLMSSIAANDWGTQYSYRASKAALNALWSALAREWTAQGITCTLLRPGMVATDMTDHRGIPVEESVAGMVRVVENLCLADSGRIIGYDGRDVPW; the protein is encoded by the coding sequence GTGCCGACAATCTTGATATCCGGAACGAACAGGGGGATCGGCCGCGAGCTCGTCCGCCAGTTCTCCTCCGCCGGCTGGCAGGTGATCGCGACCGTGCGCCGGCCTGGACCGGACGCTGTGCCGGGCGCGCCGGGCGTCAGGGTCGAACAGCTCGAGGCGAGCGATCCCGCCTCGATCGCCGCCCTTGCGCGGCGCCTCGACGGCGTGCCGCTCGACGTGGTGCTCGCCAATGCCGGCATCGCGCGGAACCTCGGGGCGGGAGCGGGGGAGGTGAGCGCCGACGAGATGCGCGAGGTGTTCGAGACGAACCTCTGGGGCCCGCTGGGGCTTGCCGTCGCGCTCCGGGCCAATCTTTTCGCCGGCGAGCGCAAGGTGGTGCTCGCGATGTCCTCGCTCATGTCCTCGATCGCCGCGAACGACTGGGGGACGCAATACAGCTACCGCGCCTCCAAGGCGGCGCTGAACGCGCTCTGGTCGGCGCTGGCGCGCGAATGGACGGCGCAGGGCATCACCTGCACGCTCCTGCGCCCCGGCATGGTCGCCACCGACATGACGGATCATCGCGGCATTCCCGTGGAAGAAAGCGTCGCGGGCATGGTGCGGGTGGTGGAGAACCTGTGCCTAGCCGACAGCGGGCGGATCATCGGCTACGACGGGCGGGACGTGCCATGGTGA
- a CDS encoding aspartate/glutamate racemase family protein → MTRILVVNPNSSERVTAAIREALSVFGPYFDVIGTADGPDTVRSAADVARAGLAFAHGVAAHPEADAYVSACFSDPGVEIARPLTGKPVIGLQEAAVMTALARADRFGILALSEAAIPRHRLRLRAMGVLSRLAGEVALPGLSAAESGEGRVLDLAEAKAGALRQAGAEILVLGCAGMSPIGAALERRTGMPVVDPVLAAGALALGSCLGRSA, encoded by the coding sequence ATGACCCGCATCCTCGTCGTCAATCCGAATTCCTCGGAGCGGGTCACGGCGGCGATCCGGGAGGCGCTTTCGGTCTTCGGGCCGTATTTCGACGTGATCGGCACGGCGGACGGGCCGGACACGGTCCGCTCGGCGGCGGATGTGGCGCGGGCCGGGCTGGCCTTCGCGCATGGCGTGGCGGCGCATCCGGAGGCCGACGCCTATGTCAGCGCCTGCTTTTCCGATCCGGGCGTGGAGATCGCCCGCCCCCTCACCGGCAAACCCGTCATCGGTCTTCAGGAAGCCGCGGTGATGACCGCGCTCGCGCGGGCCGACCGTTTCGGCATCCTCGCGCTCTCGGAGGCCGCGATCCCGCGCCACAGGCTGCGCCTGCGGGCGATGGGGGTGCTGTCGCGCCTCGCCGGGGAGGTGGCGCTGCCGGGCCTGTCGGCGGCGGAAAGCGGCGAGGGCCGGGTCCTCGACCTCGCGGAGGCGAAGGCCGGGGCGCTCCGTCAGGCGGGGGCGGAGATCCTCGTGCTCGGCTGCGCGGGCATGTCGCCGATCGGCGCGGCTCTGGAACGGCGGACGGGGATGCCGGTGGTCGATCCCGTCCTGGCGGCGGGGGCGCTGGCGCTCGGATCCTGCCTCGGGCGGTCCGCCTGA
- the hydA gene encoding dihydropyrimidinase, whose product MSEAFDIVIHSGLIATAEMQFKGDLAIRDGRIAAVAERIAGGARRIDAGGRIVMPGGIEAHAHIAQESAAGVMTADDYYSGSVSAAFGGNSSFIPFAAQHRGQSIDEVLASYDARGARSVIDYSYHLIVSDPSEAVLTDQLPRAFARGITSFKVFTTYDLLNLGDAGMLDILTVARKHGAITMVHCENDAMVKWMNRQLAAQGLTAPKYHAISRPALAEEEAINRAIQLAKLVDTPLFIVHVSTPGGAEIVRREKFAGAKLFAETCPQYLALTREDLDRPGMDGAKYICSPPVRDRETQDALWHHVALGTFESVSSDHAPYRADETGKFGAGPDAPYPKIANGMPGIAMRLPYLFSEGVVGGRITLEQFVALTSTNAAKTFGCTAKGRIAPGMDADLAIWDAEEVWTATLADQHDNMDYTPFEGMEITGKPKLVMNRGAVIVEDGELKAREGQGRFFGRAPADLRGRGGVPLPEFDPARNFGVDPRA is encoded by the coding sequence ATGAGCGAGGCATTCGATATCGTCATCCATTCCGGGCTGATCGCCACGGCGGAGATGCAATTCAAGGGCGATCTCGCGATCCGGGACGGGCGCATCGCCGCCGTGGCGGAACGGATCGCGGGCGGCGCGCGCCGGATCGACGCCGGCGGGCGGATCGTCATGCCCGGCGGAATCGAGGCCCATGCCCATATCGCGCAGGAAAGCGCCGCGGGGGTGATGACGGCGGATGACTATTATTCCGGGTCGGTCTCCGCGGCCTTTGGCGGCAATTCCTCCTTCATCCCCTTCGCGGCACAGCATCGCGGCCAGTCCATCGACGAGGTGCTTGCCAGCTACGACGCCCGCGGTGCGCGTTCCGTCATCGACTATTCCTATCACCTGATCGTCTCGGACCCCAGCGAGGCGGTCCTGACCGATCAGCTTCCCCGCGCCTTCGCCCGTGGCATCACCTCCTTCAAGGTGTTCACCACATACGACCTGCTCAACCTGGGCGATGCGGGCATGCTCGACATCCTGACGGTGGCACGCAAGCACGGCGCGATCACCATGGTGCATTGCGAGAACGACGCCATGGTGAAATGGATGAACCGCCAGCTTGCCGCGCAGGGTCTCACCGCGCCGAAATACCACGCAATCTCCCGCCCCGCACTGGCCGAGGAAGAGGCGATCAACCGGGCGATCCAGCTCGCCAAGCTGGTCGATACGCCGCTTTTCATCGTCCATGTCTCGACGCCCGGAGGGGCCGAGATCGTGCGGCGCGAAAAGTTCGCGGGCGCGAAACTCTTTGCCGAGACCTGCCCGCAATATCTCGCCCTGACGCGGGAGGACCTCGACCGTCCGGGCATGGACGGGGCGAAATACATCTGTTCCCCGCCGGTGCGCGACCGCGAGACGCAGGACGCGCTCTGGCATCATGTCGCCCTGGGCACGTTCGAGAGCGTGTCGTCCGATCATGCGCCCTATCGGGCGGACGAGACCGGCAAGTTCGGCGCCGGTCCCGACGCGCCCTATCCGAAGATCGCGAACGGCATGCCGGGCATCGCCATGCGTCTGCCCTATCTCTTCTCCGAAGGGGTGGTCGGCGGCCGGATCACGCTCGAACAGTTCGTGGCGCTGACCTCGACCAATGCGGCGAAGACCTTCGGCTGCACCGCCAAGGGGCGGATCGCGCCGGGGATGGACGCCGACCTCGCGATCTGGGATGCCGAGGAGGTCTGGACCGCGACCCTCGCCGATCAGCACGACAACATGGATTATACGCCCTTCGAGGGGATGGAGATCACCGGGAAACCGAAACTGGTCATGAACCGGGGCGCGGTGATCGTCGAGGACGGGGAGTTGAAGGCGCGCGAGGGGCAGGGCCGGTTTTTCGGCCGCGCGCCCGCCGACCTGCGCGGACGTGGCGGCGTGCCCCTGCCGGAATTCGACCCGGCGCGCAATTTCGGCGTGGACCCGCGCGCATGA